The following proteins are co-located in the Perca fluviatilis chromosome 22, GENO_Pfluv_1.0, whole genome shotgun sequence genome:
- the nanog gene encoding homeobox protein NANOG, protein MADWKTQISYNYSPSYHAYAYGLVYPPGSEQNHANLTNWGEAGVTDLSNYNAGVTPAYYATTARTREESSPRSPEQHDLNGPGPYQGTGVVYLGDTQAGRMLLAGPPRTAYDERSHEARRAGSDSTSDSEAHTSPDSWSSGSSREGVLPQADPATWVKKELNDEASSRSPDASKDVSSSVMEEPRTFAVNENDGIKKTTAVNNPKVKARAAFSEIQMNTLVQRFSVQRYLTPAEMKNLAELTGLTYKQVKTWFQNRRMKLRRHQKDTSWVSERYNKGSPVRGTMYTNIPSHGQSYPGEARPQLKEQYNQHMMEAAFKKNPQNMAFYLATMGSAAGSAGYPSWAPGTPQTAVPSRPQAAGWSMPQVAGWSRHYEYNPNAFTSASDSAENDAGQDTSFEGKDGEHVNSSTTMVHNASQ, encoded by the exons ATGGCAGACTGGAAGACGCAGATAAGTTACAACTACAGCCCTTCTTACCATGCATACGCCTACGGACTCGTGTACCCACCCGGTTCAGAGCAAAACCACGCGAACCTGACTAACTGGGGAGAAGCCGGAGTCACGGATTTGAGCAACTACAATGCCGGGGTGACACCGGCCTACTACGCCACCACCGCCAGAACCCGGGAAGAGTCTTCACCTCGCAGTCCGGAGCAGCATGACCTGAACGGCCCTGGTCCCTACCAGGGCACCGGGGTCGTCTACCTCGGTGACACACAGGCAGGCCGTATGCTCCTGGCCGGACCTCCCCGGACTGCTTACGACGAACGGTCACACGAGGCCAGACGGGCCGGGAGCGATTCCACTAGTGACTCTGAGGCACACACCTCACCGG ATTCATGGAGTTCTGGCAGCAGCCGAGAAGGAGTTCTCCCCCAGGCAGACCCTGCCACCTGGGTGAAGAAAGAACTCAACGATGAGGCAAGCAGCAGGAGCCCTGATGCCAGCAAAGATGTTTCAAGCTCAGTCATGGAAGAGCCAAGGACCTTTGCTGTCAATGAGAACGATGGCATCAAGAAGACTACTGCTGTAAATAACCCTAAAGTAAAGGCCCGTGCAGCCTTCTCAGAGATTCAGATGAATACTCTTGTCCAGCGCTTCAGTGTTCAGAGGTACCTCACCCCTGCTGAAATGAAGAACCTTGCAGAGCTGACAGGGCTGACCTACAAACAG GTTAAGACGTGGTTTCAGAACCGAAGGATGAAGCTAAGGAGGCACCAGAAAGACACCAGCTGGGTGTCTGAGCGCTACAACAAAGGCAGCCCGGTTCGTGGAACCATGTACACCAACATTCCCTCACATGGACAGTCT tATCCGGGAGAAGCCCGGCCCCAGCTTAAAGAGCAATACAACCAGCACATGATGGAGGCAGCCTTTAAGAAAAATCCACAGAACATGGCCTTCTATCTGGCTACTATGGGCTCTGCTGCTGGATCTGCTGGCTACCCCTCCTGGGCACCTGGCACACCCCAGACTGCAGTGCCCTCCAGGCCCCAGGCAGCTGGTTGGTCCATGCCCCAGGTGGCTGGCTGGTCCAGGCACTATGAATACAATCCCAATGCCTTTACCTCAGCCAGTGACTCTGCTGAAAATGACGCTGGGCAGGACACAAGCTTTGAAGGAAAAGATGGGGAGCATgtcaacagcagcacaacaaTGGTACATAATGCCAGCCAGTAG